A stretch of the Brassica napus cultivar Da-Ae unplaced genomic scaffold, Da-Ae ScsIHWf_2046;HRSCAF=2696, whole genome shotgun sequence genome encodes the following:
- the LOC125574816 gene encoding uncharacterized protein LOC125574816 produces MDSDLEPVALTPQKQDSAWKHCEVYKYGDRVQMRCLYCKKMFKGGGITRVKEHLAGKKGQGTICDQVPEEVRLFLQQCIDGTVRRQRKRRRSSAEPLPIAYFPPEETQVVEGSYVNNGEVVAAGGGQSSGRTKQRTYRSRKNIVERSELANVEDLIGGDMDNLIPVAISSVKNIVHPSSKDREKTVHMAIGRFLFDIGADFDAVNSVNFQPLVDAIVSGGFGVSLPANEDIKSWILKSCVEEVKKDIDECRPLWKRTGCSVLVQESNKVLNFLVHCPEKVVFLRSFDASEILTSDAADDDDDDKLCEVLKEVVEEIGDTNVVQVITKCEDHYVSAGKKLMEAYPSLYWVPCAAHCVDKMLEEFGKIDWIREIIEQARTVTRIIYNHSGVLNLMKKFTYGNDILQPAFTTYSTNFATMARIAELKPHLQAMVTSSEWNECSYSKEAGGLAMTETINDESFWKALTLANNITVPLLRVLRIVCSVRRPGMGYVYAAVYRAKEAIKTHLVHREDYMVFWKIIDKWWLQQQRLPLHAAGFYLNPKFFYNIGEEMRSEIHLAVVDCIEKLVPEDTIQDIIGKDINSYKNAVGIFGRNLAIRARDTMLPAEWWSTYGESCLNLSRFAIRLLSQTCSSLVGSGRNLTPLKKVYESKNSIERQRLSDLVFVQYNMRLRRLGVESGDDNADPLSQSNMELLEDWVSRNQVCIEGNGSSDWKSLESFKRTEVAAVVIDETEDLGTGFDDGEIFKGEKEVSDEGYFTNISEKLFT; encoded by the exons ATGGATTCAGATTTGGAGCCAGTAGCTCTCACACCACAGAAACAAGACAGTGCATGGAAGCACTGCGAGGTCTACAAATACGGAGACCGAGTCCAGATGAGATGTCTCTACTGCAAGAAGATGTTCAAAGGAGGCGGCATCACCCGCGTCAAGGAGCACCTCGCCGGCAAGAAAGGCCAAGGCACCATCTGCGACCAAGTCCCCGAGGAGGTCCGTCTCTTCCTCCAGCAGTGCATCGACGGCACCGTGAGGCGTCAGAGGAAGAGGCGGAGGTCCAGCGCTGAGCCTCTGCCTATCGCTTACTTCCCTCCGGAAGAGACTCAGGTCGTCGAGGGCTCTTACGTGAACAACGGGGAAGTAGTTGCAGCTGGTGGTGGACAGAGCTCGGGGAGGACGAAGCAGAGGACTTACAGGAGTAGGAAGAACATTGTAGAGAGAAGTGAGTTGGCTAATGTTGAGGATTTGATTGGTGGAGATATGGATAATCTGATCCCTGTTGCTATTAGTAGTGTTAAGAACATTGTGCATCCTTCTTCGAAGGACCGTGAGAAGACGGTTCACATGGCGATTGGGAGGTTCTTGTTTGATATAGGAGCTGACTTTGACGCTGTGAACTCTGTTAACTTCCAGCCGTTGGTCGATGCGATTGTTTCCGGAGGGTTTGGTGTTTCTCTGCCTGCTAATGAAGACATCAAAAGTTGGATTTTGAAGAGCTGCGTAGAGGAAGTGAAGAAAGATATCGACGAGTGCAGGCCCCTGTGGAAGAGGACAGGCTGTTCTGTTTTAGTCCAGGAATCGAATAAAGTACTTAACTTCTTGGTTCACTGTCCGGAGAAAGTAGTGTTCCTGAGATCCTTTGATGCCTCAGAGATACTCACTTCTGATgctgctgatgatgatgatgatgataagttGTGTGAGGTGCTTAAGGAGGTGGTTGAGGAGATAGGAGACACCAACGTCGTTCAAGTGATCACCAAATGCGAAGACCATTACGTCTCCGCAGGGAAGAAGCTGATGGAAGCCTATCCTTCTCTCTACTGGGTTCCTTGCGCTGCACACTGCGTAGACAAGATGCTCGAAGAGTTCGGGAAGATAGACTGGATAAGAGAAATCATCGAGCAAGCAAGAACCGTCACGAGGATCATCTACAACCACAGCGGCGTCTTGAACCTCATGAAGAAGTTCACTTACGGCAACGACATTCTCCAGCCAGCTTTCACCACTTACTCCACTAACTTCGCAACTATGGCGAGGATCGCTGAGCTAAAGCCTCATTTGCAGGCGATGGTGACATCATCCGAGTGGAACGAGTGTTCGTACTCAAAAGAAGCTGGTGGTTTAGCGATGACTGAGACCATCAACGACGAGAGTTTCTGGAAGGCGTTGACGTTGGCGAACAATATAACGGTTCCTCTTTTGCGCGTTTTAAGGATTGTTTGTTCTGTGAGGAGGCCTGGGATGGGGTATGTCTATGCGGCAGTGTATAGAGCGAAGGAAGCGATTAAGACGCATCTTGTTCACAGGGAGGATTACATGGTCTTCTGGAAGATTATAGATAAGTGGTGGTTGCAGCAGCAGCGTCTTCCTTTGCATGCTGCTGGTTTCTATCTTAACCCCAAGTTCTTCTACAACATTGGGGAAGAGATGCGTAGCGAGATACACTTAGCTGTGGTTGATTGCATAGAGAAGTTGGTTCCTGAAGATACTATTCAAGATATAATAGGAAAGGACATTAACTCTTACAAGAATGCTGTTGGGATCTTTGGAAGGAACTTAGCAATCAGAGCTCGAGACACAATGCTTCCTG CTGAGTGGTGGTCTACGTATGGAGAAAGCTGCTTGAACCTGTCACGATTTGCTATACGTCTTCTGAGTCAGACATGCAGCTCATTGGTTGGCTCTGGGAGAAACCTGACACCTTTGAAGAAAGTATATGAATCCAAGAACTCCATTGAGAGACAGCGTCTTAGTGATCTTGTGTTTGTTCAGTACAACATGCGTCTCAGAAGACT GGGGGTTGAAAGCGGAGATGACAATGCAGACCCGTTATCACAGAGCAACATGGAGCTTCTTGAAGACTGGGTTTCAAGAAACCAAGTTTGTATAGAAGGAAATGGAAGCTCGGACTGGAAGTCACTCGAGTCCTTTAAGAGGACAGAAGTAGCAGCGGTTGTCATCGATGAAACAGAAGACTTGGGGACAG GTTTCGATGATGGAGAGATATTCAAGGGAGAAAAGGAAGTGAGTGATGAAGGTTATTTCACAAACATATCGGAGAAGCTGTTCACGTGA
- the LOC125599879 gene encoding uncharacterized protein LOC125599879 yields the protein MDGLSHIGLPVLGILAVSVVTFYAVSFAEIREKSFKDLYDSENGEGAGFKTSLSSRERRLKREANKKRPRS from the exons atggATGGGCTTAGCCATATCGGTCTCCCTGTTCTGGGAATACTCGCAGTCTCCGTTGTCACGTTCTACGCCGTCAGCTTCGCTGAGATCAGAGAG AAATCGTTTAAAGATTTGTACGACTCGGAGAATGGAGAGGGAGCAGGGTTCAAGACTTCACTAAGTTCCAGAGAGAGGAGATTGAAAAGAGAAGCAAATAAAAAACGTCCTCGTTCTTGA